The Bacillus sp. F19 DNA segment AGCTTATCATGAAGCGCGGAGAATTGTCCTTCAGAAGCACTCAGCTGAGCGTAAGATTGTTCATTTATCTTATTATGAAGGGCTGAGAATTGACCCTTTGCAGCACTCAGCTGAACTTTAGATTGTTCATTTATCTTATTATGAAGCGCCGAGAATTGACCTTTTGCTGCACTCAGCTGAGTTTTGGAATGCACATCAAGCTCCTGCTTGACCGTTCTCTTCATTTCATCAATCAGCGTCAGCTCCAGCTGATCCATTTTCAGCTCCAAAATAGAAATATCCTGTTTCCCTTTTTCTTCGATTAAATTAAAGATTTCCTCAAGCGCAATCTTTATATTTTTCTTTGCTGAAAGTTCAATATCAGTATCCGCCTTTGCTGCAGCAGCCTCAGATTTCCCGTTCATGTTCAGCATTTGGATAATCGTTTCGTGGTCAAGCTGACTGTCTTTTAAGTGCTTAATTTTACGAAGCACTTCAATATTTTCCAGCGAATACACACGTGCATTCTTATGATCCCTCTCGATTTCCAGATATGCTGAGAATTCCAGTTCCCACATTTTTAAAATATAAGAAGATTCCCCAAGCAATGAAGCAACCTTTGAAATATTTAATGTTTTCCCCATTTAAAACCCCGCCTTTTCTAATTTTTTGTTGCTATATCATTCGAGGCGGGCATAAGAGGATTCCTGCAAGTCGACAAAGGTTCTAAAATAAAGTCATCATCCTATGTATTCATGTGTTTTTCGGCATTTTCTGCTTACTATGATTTTAATAATTACTCTTTTTCAAGGAAGTATGCTTTCTCGATTTTACAAATTTCCACTTTATATTCAGAGTACCATTTTTCTTTTCCAGCTTTCTGCGCTCTCAAATGCTGGGTGTGCTGCTTCCATTCTTTTATGGCATCAAGAGAATGCCAATAGGAAATGGTGATTCCGAATCCTTCGGGCCCTCTAACACTCTCCATGTGAAGAAAGCCAGGCTGTTTTTTAGCGGCTTCTTCCATTGCTGCAGCCATTTTTTCATAACCGGCATCATCCTTATCTGTTCGCTGTGAAGTGAAAATAACTGCATATGTATCCAATGTTTCTGCCTCCTTTCTAAAACCCTTGTATAGTCATGCCGCCATCAACAAATAATGTTTGGCCAGTAATGTAGCTTGCAGCATCAGATCCCAAAAATACAGCTGGTCCGACAAGCTCTGGCAGCTGGCCAACTCTTTTTAACGGGGTGACAGCTAAAATGTCAGATACGTATTTTTCGTCGCTCAATATTTTTTCGGTAAGAGGTGTTTCAAAATACCAGGGACCAATAGAGTTAACGGCAATATTATGCTGCCCCCATTCAAAGGCCAGTACTTTTGTCATTTGAATCATCGCCGCTTTTGTCTGGGCATAGACGACGCCTGTACGCAATGCGGTATGTCCTGCAACGGAAGAAATATTAATGATTCTGCCGCCATTTCCCTGCTGTTTCATCAGCTCTCCCGCTTTCTGTGACATAAAAAAAGCAGATTTCAAGTTTGTATTCATAATCGTTTCCCATTCTTCCTCTGTTACATCAAACGCTTTAGACCGGATATTCATTCCGGCATTATTGATTAAAATATCTATAGCTGGATTGATCTCTTTTATTTGCTCAAATGCCTGATTTATACTGTTTTTATCTGTAACATCGGTGACAATCGGAAAAGCTTTTTGCCCCATTGCTTTAATTT contains these protein-coding regions:
- a CDS encoding helix-turn-helix domain-containing protein; its protein translation is MGKTLNISKVASLLGESSYILKMWELEFSAYLEIERDHKNARVYSLENIEVLRKIKHLKDSQLDHETIIQMLNMNGKSEAAAAKADTDIELSAKKNIKIALEEIFNLIEEKGKQDISILELKMDQLELTLIDEMKRTVKQELDVHSKTQLSAAKGQFSALHNKINEQSKVQLSAAKGQFSALHNKINEQSYAQLSASEGQFSALHDKLDVIHETSSNERDMYQEEIRYERELAKKHIEIREQKFLAFVQQHQKSRDERKYGLSMLKQLMGFAK
- a CDS encoding antibiotic biosynthesis monooxygenase; translation: MDTYAVIFTSQRTDKDDAGYEKMAAAMEEAAKKQPGFLHMESVRGPEGFGITISYWHSLDAIKEWKQHTQHLRAQKAGKEKWYSEYKVEICKIEKAYFLEKE
- a CDS encoding glucose 1-dehydrogenase, with the protein product MYLPSFHLKNKLAVITGAGRGIGRALAIGYAEAGADVVLLSRTEGDLLEVADKIKAMGQKAFPIVTDVTDKNSINQAFEQIKEINPAIDILINNAGMNIRSKAFDVTEEEWETIMNTNLKSAFFMSQKAGELMKQQGNGGRIINISSVAGHTALRTGVVYAQTKAAMIQMTKVLAFEWGQHNIAVNSIGPWYFETPLTEKILSDEKYVSDILAVTPLKRVGQLPELVGPAVFLGSDAASYITGQTLFVDGGMTIQGF